The following proteins are encoded in a genomic region of Haloarcula salinisoli:
- a CDS encoding LTA synthase family protein, protein MRLPKRYNLANLAKAIRNPRILYNKAHRLALSANAAYSRTGTKKTCDVIQEDWDTLIILDGCRYDLFDDVNTLEGRLESRTSAGSESWEFLRANFEGKQLDDTVYVTANPHTPKLPFDTFHYRRNLLENQWNNDLKTVTPEVMTEEALAVHEEYPDKRLIVHYMQPHFPFIGEIGQEISHTGVSMDGKSDDAPHVWSALRDNKLDVDRDLVYDAYRENLELTLPHVEQLIDTVDGKSVITADHGNLVGERTYPIPVRGYGHPRGFHTPGLIKVPWLVIEGNQRREINSESSSKSESMESSVVEDRLADLGYR, encoded by the coding sequence ATGAGACTCCCGAAGAGGTATAATTTAGCGAATCTTGCGAAGGCGATACGAAATCCCAGAATACTTTATAATAAAGCACACCGATTAGCTCTGTCTGCGAACGCGGCTTACTCTCGGACTGGTACGAAGAAGACGTGCGACGTGATACAAGAGGACTGGGACACGCTCATTATCTTGGATGGCTGCCGATACGATCTTTTCGATGATGTGAACACACTCGAAGGGAGACTCGAGTCCCGTACTTCTGCTGGAAGCGAAAGTTGGGAATTTCTCCGAGCGAACTTCGAAGGGAAACAGTTGGACGACACAGTTTACGTTACGGCTAATCCACATACACCCAAGCTCCCTTTTGATACGTTTCACTACCGGCGAAATCTTCTCGAAAACCAATGGAATAATGATCTGAAAACGGTCACCCCGGAGGTGATGACCGAAGAAGCCCTAGCAGTACACGAGGAATATCCGGACAAGCGTTTAATCGTTCACTACATGCAGCCACACTTCCCGTTTATCGGCGAGATCGGTCAGGAGATATCACACACTGGTGTGAGTATGGACGGAAAATCAGACGACGCACCACACGTCTGGTCTGCGCTTCGTGACAACAAACTGGATGTCGACCGAGACCTCGTCTACGATGCGTACCGGGAGAATCTGGAACTGACGCTACCGCACGTCGAGCAGTTGATCGACACCGTTGACGGGAAGAGCGTCATAACCGCTGATCACGGGAATTTGGTCGGTGAAAGAACCTATCCAATACCGGTCCGGGGCTACGGTCATCCCAGGGGATTCCACACACCTGGATTGATCAAGGTTCCGTGGCTAGTAATCGAAGGAAACCAACGCAGAGAAATAAACTCAGAATCGTCGTCGAAGAGTGAATCCATGGAATCGTCGGTCGTGGAGGACAGATTAGCGGATCTCGGATATCGGTAG
- a CDS encoding oligosaccharide flippase family protein, with protein sequence MDSDESQEGTIAEGAGFILVATILSTGIGFVIRTFLIRQLPTADYGLFALAITVGGLLTTVCSLGLRQGVARMVPRCETESGVRDVTLTALTSALGVSVLVSGTMVLFPSSISQYVIREPGLAPYLPVVGALVPGMTIQTVVIATFRGKKQVQEPIIIRNLVSPIARFGLIASVVLLGYGAFGAIVAWTTGVLLSTGVGIYSLSCRTNTFTGLTFTPRHRELLVFSLPLMFSSVMWTAVQQVDNLLIGYYETSVEVAIYDGAFLLARLLIIALSAFGFLFMPIFSELDESNELDRMQGVYQSTTEWAVLLVLPLYIALVLNPDTILTIVFGADYSLAAIPMVIILTGFFIHVLSGLSGDALIALGNTQLIMVGNIGVGIVNILLNIGLIPRWGIIGAAVASASSYALFNLGYLYWLYRDTGIVPFSKKFFVPLTLSSTILACIWLFANTQLELSMISIVTILSLSYLPHLAVIIRTKRITSGDKELMSKILAFREDKF encoded by the coding sequence ATGGATTCTGACGAGTCCCAGGAGGGTACGATTGCGGAGGGTGCGGGATTCATCCTCGTGGCGACTATACTCAGTACCGGAATCGGGTTCGTCATTCGAACATTTTTGATCCGACAACTCCCGACTGCGGACTACGGCCTGTTCGCCTTGGCAATAACCGTTGGTGGACTACTCACAACCGTCTGCTCGCTCGGCTTGCGCCAAGGCGTCGCCCGGATGGTTCCGCGGTGTGAAACAGAGTCAGGAGTCCGTGATGTGACCCTAACTGCGCTTACCAGCGCACTGGGAGTCTCCGTTCTAGTCTCCGGAACAATGGTTCTGTTCCCAAGTTCGATCTCACAATACGTCATTCGAGAGCCCGGCCTTGCCCCGTACCTGCCAGTCGTGGGCGCACTCGTGCCGGGAATGACGATTCAAACGGTCGTGATCGCGACGTTCCGAGGGAAGAAGCAAGTCCAAGAACCTATCATAATCCGCAATCTCGTTTCCCCGATAGCTCGCTTCGGATTGATCGCCTCAGTAGTGCTTCTCGGGTACGGGGCTTTTGGTGCGATCGTCGCTTGGACGACCGGTGTCCTGCTGTCAACCGGCGTGGGGATCTACTCTCTGTCCTGTCGCACGAACACGTTCACGGGTCTCACGTTCACTCCCCGGCACCGGGAGCTGCTCGTGTTCTCGTTACCGCTTATGTTCTCGTCGGTCATGTGGACCGCAGTTCAACAGGTGGATAATCTCTTGATCGGATACTACGAAACGAGCGTCGAGGTTGCGATCTACGATGGGGCGTTCCTTCTCGCTCGTCTACTGATTATCGCTCTGTCGGCGTTCGGATTCCTCTTCATGCCGATCTTTTCTGAGCTGGACGAGTCGAACGAACTTGATCGTATGCAGGGAGTATACCAATCAACCACAGAATGGGCCGTGTTACTGGTACTGCCGTTGTATATTGCTCTGGTTCTCAACCCAGATACAATTCTCACCATCGTTTTTGGAGCGGATTACTCGTTAGCTGCCATCCCTATGGTAATTATTTTAACAGGGTTTTTCATTCACGTACTGAGTGGTTTATCGGGTGATGCGTTAATTGCGCTTGGCAACACTCAGCTCATTATGGTTGGAAACATAGGTGTTGGTATTGTAAATATACTACTAAATATTGGACTTATTCCGCGTTGGGGTATCATAGGTGCTGCTGTCGCCTCTGCGAGTTCTTATGCTCTATTCAATCTTGGCTATCTATATTGGTTATATCGAGACACAGGCATAGTTCCATTCTCAAAAAAATTTTTCGTACCGTTAACATTATCATCTACCATTCTAGCCTGTATCTGGCTGTTTGCTAACACTCAATTAGAATTGAGTATGATTTCAATAGTAACCATATTGTCTTTATCATATCTTCCTCATTTGGCTGTTATTATTCGCACAAAAAGAATTACATCTGGAGACAAAGAATTGATGTCAAAAATTCTCGCTTTTCGGGAGGATAAATTTTGA
- a CDS encoding alkaline phosphatase family protein gives MTVKNGTSFYLISGTDWIQHEVYGDLVNGRDFSTRHAAIEAYRKFDEYLGWFYNQTDDNTLFYVISDHGFNDREGLVDINTYLDEEGMLTKERGASESEFNMRQLRDDGDDENKSITLNRLGPWLLSHDRILDVARTIYRPLKGVLPFELNPRPFRPNFEETVAYSPRSGCWGIYINENPRFHDGIVSTDEYEQVRETVSDLLESLQTEEGDPVFYDIQTKEERYSGEFADDAPDLTFRSDTYHPRSFLDPGVLEEKEHNGHGYEGILICSGEDVCNSDRDSADIVDIAPTTLAYLGEPVIEDMDGEILEDVITLPSEIETRKPTPANELRDHFNHNEEHNDVENRLKELSYL, from the coding sequence ATGACCGTAAAGAATGGGACCTCTTTTTATCTTATCAGTGGAACCGATTGGATTCAACATGAAGTGTACGGCGACCTCGTCAACGGAAGAGATTTCTCAACGCGGCATGCTGCTATTGAAGCGTATAGAAAGTTCGACGAGTACTTGGGATGGTTTTATAATCAAACCGACGACAATACTCTATTCTACGTGATTTCAGATCACGGTTTCAACGATCGAGAGGGCTTGGTGGATATTAACACATATCTAGACGAGGAGGGTATGCTAACGAAGGAACGGGGAGCTAGCGAGTCAGAGTTCAATATGCGTCAGCTCCGTGACGACGGAGACGACGAAAATAAAAGTATTACTCTTAATCGTCTCGGTCCATGGCTATTAAGCCACGACCGAATCCTCGACGTTGCACGAACGATTTATCGACCTCTCAAAGGCGTACTTCCTTTTGAGCTCAATCCCAGACCCTTCCGACCAAATTTCGAAGAGACTGTGGCATATTCGCCCCGCTCTGGATGCTGGGGAATCTATATTAACGAGAATCCCAGATTCCACGATGGCATCGTATCTACAGACGAGTATGAACAAGTAAGAGAGACAGTCTCTGACCTGCTCGAATCATTGCAGACAGAAGAAGGGGACCCCGTTTTTTACGACATCCAAACTAAAGAGGAACGTTACAGTGGAGAATTTGCAGACGACGCTCCGGACTTGACCTTTCGCTCAGATACATATCACCCCCGAAGTTTTCTTGACCCGGGCGTGTTGGAGGAAAAAGAGCACAACGGTCACGGCTATGAAGGTATTTTGATTTGTTCTGGTGAAGACGTGTGTAACAGTGACCGAGACTCGGCCGATATTGTGGATATTGCGCCAACTACACTCGCATACCTCGGTGAGCCTGTAATTGAGGACATGGATGGTGAGATACTTGAGGATGTCATAACACTTCCAAGCGAGATAGAAACCCGTAAACCGACTCCAGCGAACGAACTTCGCGATCATTTTAATCATAACGAAGAGCACAACGATGTTGAAAATCGGCTTAAAGAACTTAGCTATCTCTGA
- a CDS encoding glycosyltransferase, which produces MEIRDPYATNPHVDSDSLNGWLRRRLEPFFVRHADQIVWDDGIQLPDDYFEKTYPKIPSDKWTKLPHLGFENKKFEGADEQCFDSFTITYAGSFYEGWIEPYSVLKGLAEFDKQFPDADIELRFYGDWNSKYDEAAKEAGVSDLISTFDWIEYEDLIPILKGSDAVLYIGGTDPSNKLNIPSKMYDYVGSSTPILAVVDNSFRAAKFVADNELGIVVSPSDAHEIALALKSLYENDISYDETITNRFSRSKKMDELTEILDGMV; this is translated from the coding sequence ATGGAAATCCGTGACCCCTATGCGACAAATCCTCACGTTGATTCAGATTCCTTAAATGGGTGGCTTCGTCGACGGCTTGAACCCTTTTTTGTCCGGCATGCCGATCAAATCGTCTGGGATGACGGCATTCAACTCCCGGATGACTATTTTGAAAAAACATATCCTAAGATTCCATCCGATAAATGGACTAAACTCCCCCACCTGGGGTTCGAGAATAAAAAATTCGAAGGGGCCGATGAACAGTGTTTCGACTCGTTTACGATTACCTATGCTGGTTCCTTTTATGAAGGGTGGATTGAACCTTATTCGGTTCTAAAGGGCCTTGCAGAGTTTGATAAACAGTTCCCGGATGCTGATATTGAATTAAGATTTTATGGGGATTGGAACTCTAAGTATGACGAGGCAGCCAAAGAAGCAGGTGTTTCCGACTTAATTTCAACTTTTGATTGGATAGAATATGAGGATCTCATCCCCATATTGAAAGGAAGTGACGCAGTTCTTTACATCGGTGGTACTGATCCCTCGAATAAATTAAATATACCTTCAAAAATGTATGATTATGTAGGTTCATCAACACCCATCTTAGCAGTTGTGGACAACTCTTTCCGAGCAGCTAAATTTGTTGCAGACAATGAGCTCGGAATTGTTGTGTCCCCGAGTGATGCACATGAGATTGCTTTGGCTTTAAAATCACTCTACGAAAATGATATTTCCTACGATGAGACTATAACAAACCGTTTCTCTCGAAGCAAAAAGATGGACGAACTTACAGAGATACTTGATGGAATGGTTTAA
- a CDS encoding glycosyltransferase, with the protein MTKDLLLISKVFSANSPGRVEKFSRRVELLADRGWRTHILTPQEPGYDRIADFAPDADPSPEIHVTDSLFTNLRAWYYDLYYGSGGGDQSSESGSEETDFSSKIDILNSFTATIKQGVVSAKPWLFIPDGWIGWYPYALSSGRKILTDTQIDVIYSACSPYTAHLVAAKLSEEFDVPFVASFRDPWVNNPLIATSPIWKIASKRLERKVINRAEKVVIYRGWFPDNGTYLYETYPNHREKIHTLSYVGFDPVDFERHPVSNDGPFTIIHAGNFYGGDYSPETFLTGLRTAIDRGVIPPDDIRVYFLGKLADEYRNLISSLNLSSVVEWKGVVPYETVLDHLEKSDVGLWVMGDEKSYQSNVPSKLFDYIGASIPVLAVVPDGQAAEFVRENQLGTVSDPTNPREVADRLQELYKQHQTESLKIDIDTTRFNRQETLSTFEELLCECVKQ; encoded by the coding sequence ATGACCAAGGATTTACTTCTCATTTCAAAGGTATTTTCGGCTAACTCCCCCGGTCGGGTAGAGAAGTTCAGCCGCCGTGTGGAACTCTTAGCAGACCGTGGGTGGAGAACCCATATTCTCACACCGCAAGAGCCAGGTTACGATCGAATTGCCGACTTTGCTCCTGACGCGGACCCAAGTCCCGAAATCCACGTTACTGATTCCCTTTTTACGAATCTCCGAGCATGGTACTACGACCTCTACTATGGGAGTGGCGGAGGAGATCAATCCAGCGAATCGGGATCCGAGGAGACCGATTTTAGTTCCAAAATTGATATCCTCAATAGTTTCACCGCGACAATCAAACAGGGTGTCGTTAGTGCAAAACCGTGGCTTTTCATTCCCGACGGTTGGATTGGCTGGTACCCATACGCACTCTCATCCGGGCGCAAAATTCTCACAGATACGCAAATCGACGTTATTTACTCAGCGTGTTCACCATATACCGCTCATCTCGTCGCTGCAAAGCTTAGCGAAGAGTTCGATGTGCCGTTTGTCGCTTCATTTCGTGATCCTTGGGTAAACAACCCGCTGATTGCAACTTCCCCGATTTGGAAAATAGCATCTAAACGTCTCGAACGGAAGGTAATAAATCGCGCTGAGAAAGTTGTCATCTATCGTGGATGGTTCCCGGACAATGGTACGTATCTATACGAAACATATCCCAATCACCGCGAGAAAATTCACACACTATCTTATGTCGGATTCGATCCTGTCGATTTTGAGCGCCACCCAGTCTCAAACGATGGGCCGTTTACCATCATCCACGCTGGTAACTTCTACGGTGGAGACTACAGTCCCGAAACTTTCTTGACTGGACTCCGAACTGCCATTGATAGGGGAGTGATTCCGCCGGATGATATTAGAGTCTACTTTCTCGGAAAACTTGCCGATGAGTACCGAAACCTTATTTCTTCACTCAATTTGAGCTCTGTTGTTGAGTGGAAAGGTGTCGTTCCATACGAAACAGTTTTAGATCATCTCGAAAAATCTGACGTGGGCTTGTGGGTGATGGGGGACGAGAAGAGTTACCAATCGAATGTACCATCAAAGCTGTTCGATTATATTGGTGCCAGCATTCCTGTCTTAGCGGTCGTTCCGGATGGTCAAGCAGCAGAATTTGTACGAGAGAATCAACTCGGCACGGTGTCGGATCCTACCAATCCAAGAGAGGTTGCAGACAGGCTTCAAGAACTCTATAAGCAGCATCAAACAGAGAGCTTGAAGATAGATATTGACACTACACGGTTCAATCGTCAAGAGACGCTTTCTACTTTCGAGGAACTTCTATGCGAGTGTGTTAAACAATGA